The following proteins come from a genomic window of Streptomyces sp. NBC_00539:
- a CDS encoding glycosyltransferase family 2 protein produces MRLGAVIITMGNRPDELKALLDSVARQEGDPVEVVVVGQGVEVTGLPEGVRTVALPENLGIPGGRNVGIEAFRSAGRDGFDVDALLFLDDDGLLERTDTAELCRQAFAEDPRLGIVSFRIADPDTGETQRRHVPRLRASDPLRSSRVTTFLGGANAVRTEVFKQVGVLPGEFFYAHEETDLAWRALDAGWLIDYRADMVLLHPTTAPSRHAVYHRMVARNRVWLARRNLPAPLVPVYLGVWMALTLVRRPSAPALKAWFGGFKEGWTVPCGPRRPMKWRTVWRLTRLGRPPVI; encoded by the coding sequence ATGCGGCTGGGAGCCGTGATCATCACCATGGGCAACCGCCCCGACGAGCTGAAGGCGCTCCTCGACTCGGTGGCCCGCCAGGAAGGCGACCCCGTCGAGGTCGTCGTCGTGGGCCAGGGCGTCGAGGTCACCGGCCTGCCGGAAGGCGTGCGCACCGTGGCGCTGCCCGAGAACCTCGGCATCCCCGGCGGCCGCAACGTCGGCATCGAGGCCTTCCGCTCCGCCGGCCGCGACGGCTTCGACGTGGACGCGCTGCTCTTCCTGGACGACGACGGGCTGCTGGAGCGGACCGACACCGCCGAGCTGTGCCGGCAGGCCTTCGCCGAGGACCCCCGGCTCGGGATCGTCAGCTTCCGGATCGCCGACCCGGACACGGGCGAGACGCAGCGCCGTCACGTACCGCGGCTGCGGGCCTCCGACCCGCTGCGCTCGTCCCGCGTGACGACCTTCCTGGGCGGCGCCAACGCCGTCCGCACCGAGGTCTTCAAGCAGGTCGGCGTCCTGCCGGGGGAGTTCTTCTACGCCCACGAGGAGACCGACCTGGCCTGGCGGGCGCTCGACGCCGGGTGGCTGATCGACTACCGCGCGGACATGGTGCTGCTGCACCCGACGACGGCCCCCTCCCGGCACGCCGTCTACCACCGTATGGTGGCCCGTAACCGCGTGTGGCTCGCCCGCCGCAACCTGCCCGCCCCCCTGGTGCCGGTCTACCTGGGCGTCTGGATGGCCCTGACCCTCGTCCGCAGGCCTTCCGCACCGGCGCTCAAAGCCTGGTTCGGCGGGTTCAAGGAGGGCTGGACCGTACCCTGCGGTCCTCGTCGCCCCATGAAGTGGCGTACGGTCTGGCGGTTGACCCGGCTGGGCCGACCACCTGTCATCTGA
- a CDS encoding enoyl-CoA hydratase/isomerase family protein, translating to MDAALLHTVADGVATVVISHPAKRNAMTAGMWRALPGLLSALADDASVRVVVLTGAGPTFCAGADITSLRGDDDPQALSVTAEEALAAFPKPTIAAIRGFCVGGGSQLAAACDLRFAEAGAQFGVTPAKLGIVYPAPSTRRLAALVGPSTAKYLLYSAELIEAEHALRAGFLNELLPAGELDKRVGEFARTLTARSQLTQAAAKEFADGRTDRDAYWAAQAAGSGDTAEGVAAFLERRAPVFTWTPPAD from the coding sequence ATGGACGCTGCCCTCCTTCACACGGTGGCCGACGGCGTCGCCACCGTCGTCATCTCGCACCCGGCGAAGCGGAACGCCATGACGGCCGGCATGTGGCGGGCGCTGCCCGGGCTGCTGTCCGCGCTGGCGGACGACGCGTCCGTACGGGTGGTCGTGCTGACGGGGGCCGGGCCGACCTTCTGCGCGGGAGCCGACATCACCTCGCTGAGGGGCGACGACGACCCCCAGGCGCTGTCCGTGACGGCGGAAGAGGCCCTCGCCGCGTTCCCCAAGCCGACGATCGCCGCCATCCGGGGTTTCTGCGTGGGCGGCGGGAGCCAGCTGGCGGCCGCGTGCGACCTGCGCTTCGCGGAAGCAGGGGCGCAGTTCGGGGTGACCCCGGCGAAGCTGGGCATCGTCTACCCGGCTCCGTCGACGCGGCGGCTGGCCGCGCTGGTCGGCCCGTCGACCGCCAAGTACCTGCTCTACTCGGCGGAGCTGATCGAGGCGGAGCACGCCCTGCGCGCCGGGTTCCTGAACGAGCTGCTGCCCGCCGGGGAACTCGACAAGCGGGTCGGTGAGTTCGCCCGGACGCTGACGGCCCGCTCGCAGCTGACCCAGGCCGCGGCGAAGGAGTTCGCGGACGGCCGGACGGACCGGGACGCGTACTGGGCCGCCCAGGCCGCGGGTAGCGGCGATACCGCGGAGGGTGTCGCCGCGTTCCTGGAGCGCCGGGCGCCCGTCTTTACCTGGA
- the idi gene encoding isopentenyl-diphosphate Delta-isomerase, producing MPITPATAGNSASAGTGTRDPIMLELVDESGNTIGTAEKLSAHQAPGQLHRAFSVFLFDERGRLLLQQRALGKYHSPGVWSNTCCGHPYPGESPFAAAARRTHEELGLSPSLLAEAGTVRYNHPDPASGLVEQEYNHLFVGLAQAAVRPDPEEVGDTAFVTAGELAKRHAEAPFSAWFMTVLDAARPAIRELTGEAAGW from the coding sequence ATGCCGATCACACCAGCCACCGCCGGGAACAGCGCGTCCGCCGGCACCGGGACCCGGGACCCGATCATGCTCGAACTGGTCGACGAGTCCGGCAACACCATCGGCACGGCGGAGAAGCTCTCCGCCCATCAGGCGCCCGGTCAGCTGCACCGGGCGTTCTCCGTGTTCCTCTTCGACGAGCGGGGCCGCCTGCTGCTCCAGCAGCGCGCCCTCGGGAAGTACCACTCCCCCGGCGTGTGGTCGAACACCTGTTGCGGCCACCCGTACCCCGGCGAGTCTCCGTTCGCGGCCGCCGCCCGGCGGACCCACGAGGAGCTGGGGCTGTCGCCGTCGCTGCTCGCGGAGGCGGGAACGGTGCGGTACAACCACCCGGACCCGGCGTCGGGGCTGGTGGAGCAGGAGTACAACCACCTGTTCGTGGGATTGGCCCAGGCCGCGGTGCGGCCGGACCCGGAAGAGGTCGGGGACACCGCTTTCGTCACCGCCGGCGAGCTGGCGAAGCGGCACGCGGAGGCACCGTTCTCCGCCTGGTTCATGACAGTGCTGGACGCGGCCCGGCCCGCGATCCGCGAGCTGACCGGTGAGGCTGCGGGCTGGTAG
- a CDS encoding ABC transporter ATP-binding protein — MAENNRGRVPTVIADDVHIVYRVNTGSAGKGSATAALSKIMRRGKGDSPGVRKVHAVRGVSFTAYRGEAIGLIGSNGSGKSTLLRAIAGLLPCESGRVYTDGQPSLLGVNAALMNDLTGERNVVLGGLAMGMTREQIQERYDDIVDFSGINEKGDFISLPMRTYSSGMAARLRFSIAAAKDHDVLMIDEALATGDRKFQVRSEARIRELREKAGTVFLVSHNNKSIRDTCDRVLWLEKGELLMDGPTEEVVSAYEKATSH, encoded by the coding sequence GTGGCTGAGAACAACAGGGGTCGCGTCCCCACCGTCATCGCCGACGACGTCCACATCGTCTACCGCGTCAACACCGGCAGCGCCGGCAAGGGCAGTGCCACCGCGGCGCTCAGCAAGATCATGCGCCGCGGCAAGGGCGACTCCCCGGGCGTGCGCAAGGTGCACGCCGTGCGCGGCGTCTCCTTCACCGCCTACCGGGGCGAGGCCATCGGCCTCATCGGCTCCAACGGTTCGGGCAAGTCGACGCTGCTGCGCGCCATCGCGGGTCTGCTGCCCTGCGAGTCCGGCCGCGTCTACACCGACGGCCAGCCCTCGCTGCTGGGCGTCAACGCGGCGCTGATGAACGACCTGACCGGCGAGCGCAACGTCGTCCTCGGCGGACTGGCGATGGGCATGACGCGCGAGCAGATCCAGGAGCGCTACGACGACATCGTCGACTTCTCGGGCATCAACGAGAAGGGCGACTTCATCTCCCTGCCGATGCGCACCTACTCCTCCGGTATGGCCGCGCGCCTGCGTTTCTCCATCGCCGCCGCCAAGGACCACGACGTCCTGATGATCGACGAGGCGTTGGCGACCGGTGACCGGAAGTTCCAGGTCCGTTCCGAGGCCCGGATCCGCGAGCTGCGCGAGAAGGCCGGCACCGTCTTCCTGGTGAGCCACAACAACAAGTCCATCCGCGATACCTGTGACCGGGTGCTGTGGCTGGAGAAGGGCGAACTCCTGATGGACGGGCCCACCGAGGAAGTCGTCTCGGCCTACGAGAAGGCCACCAGCCACTGA
- a CDS encoding CDP-alcohol phosphatidyltransferase family protein, translated as MPRPSVAELRPVVHPAGVKDRRSGEHWGGRLYMREISLRITRVLVGTKVTPNQLTYVMTLAGVLAAPALLVPGVWGAVLGVVAVQLYLLLDCVDGEVARWKEQFSLSGVYLDRVGAYLCDAAVLVGFGLRASDLWGSGRIDWLWAFLGTLAALGAILIKAETDLVGVARHQTGKAPVAEAAAEPRSSGMALARRAASALKFHRLVLGIEASLLILLLAVLDQVRGDLYFSRLGVAVLAGIALLQTVLHLVSILASSRLK; from the coding sequence ATGCCAAGACCATCCGTAGCTGAACTCCGGCCCGTCGTACACCCTGCGGGCGTCAAGGACCGGCGCAGTGGCGAGCACTGGGGCGGCCGCCTGTACATGCGAGAGATCTCCCTGCGCATCACCCGCGTCCTGGTGGGCACCAAGGTCACGCCGAACCAGCTGACCTACGTGATGACCCTCGCCGGTGTCCTCGCCGCCCCGGCCCTGCTGGTGCCGGGCGTCTGGGGCGCCGTCCTCGGCGTGGTCGCCGTCCAGCTGTACCTGCTCCTCGACTGCGTCGACGGCGAGGTGGCCCGCTGGAAGGAGCAGTTCTCGCTCTCCGGGGTCTACCTGGACCGGGTCGGCGCCTACCTCTGCGACGCGGCGGTCCTGGTCGGCTTCGGTCTGCGCGCCAGCGACCTGTGGGGCAGCGGCCGGATCGACTGGCTGTGGGCCTTCCTCGGCACCCTCGCGGCGCTCGGCGCGATCCTGATCAAGGCCGAGACCGACCTGGTCGGCGTCGCCCGCCACCAGACCGGCAAGGCGCCCGTCGCGGAAGCCGCCGCCGAACCGCGCTCCTCCGGCATGGCGCTCGCCCGCCGGGCCGCCTCCGCGCTCAAGTTCCACCGGCTCGTCCTCGGCATCGAGGCCTCGCTGCTGATCCTGCTGCTGGCCGTGCTGGACCAGGTCCGCGGCGACCTGTACTTCTCCCGGCTCGGCGTCGCGGTACTGGCCGGCATCGCGCTGCTCCAGACGGTGCTGCACCTGGTGTCGATCCTGGCCTCCAGCAGGCTCAAGTGA
- a CDS encoding phosphocholine cytidylyltransferase family protein: MIGLVLAAGAGRRLRPYTDTLPKALVPVGPEGDEESLTVLDLTLGNFAEVGLTEVAIVVGYRKEAVYERREALEAKYGVKITLIDNDKAEEWNNAYSLWCARDVLKQGVILANGDTVHPVSVERTLLDARGNGQKIILALDTVKNLADEEMKVITADGEGVRKITKLMDPAAATGEYIGVTLIEPEAAEALAEALKTTFERDPDLYYEDGYQQLVNDGFTIDVAPIGDVKWVEIDNHDDLAKGRTIACQY; this comes from the coding sequence ATGATCGGCCTTGTACTCGCTGCCGGTGCCGGACGCCGCCTGCGTCCCTACACCGACACCCTGCCCAAGGCCCTCGTGCCCGTCGGCCCCGAAGGCGACGAGGAGAGCCTCACCGTCCTCGACCTCACCCTGGGCAACTTCGCCGAGGTCGGGCTGACCGAGGTGGCCATCGTCGTCGGCTACCGCAAGGAAGCCGTGTACGAGCGCCGTGAGGCGCTCGAGGCCAAGTACGGCGTCAAGATCACGCTGATCGACAACGACAAGGCCGAGGAGTGGAACAACGCCTACTCCCTGTGGTGCGCGCGTGACGTCCTCAAGCAGGGCGTGATCCTCGCCAACGGCGACACCGTCCACCCGGTCTCCGTCGAGCGGACCCTGCTGGACGCCCGCGGCAACGGCCAGAAGATCATCCTCGCCCTCGACACGGTCAAGAACCTGGCCGACGAGGAGATGAAGGTCATCACGGCCGACGGCGAAGGCGTCCGGAAGATCACCAAACTGATGGACCCGGCCGCTGCCACGGGCGAGTACATCGGTGTCACCCTGATCGAGCCCGAGGCCGCCGAGGCCCTGGCCGAGGCACTCAAGACCACCTTCGAGCGCGACCCCGACCTCTACTACGAGGACGGCTACCAGCAGCTCGTCAACGACGGTTTCACCATCGACGTGGCCCCGATCGGCGACGTCAAGTGGGTCGAGATCGACAACCACGACGACCTCGCCAAGGGCCGGACCATCGCATGCCAGTACTGA
- the hpnC gene encoding squalene synthase HpnC encodes MTPGHGTRPRRHPAPTASDAHARATLGKARTENFPVAPSFLPRAWRAGLMAVYGYARLVDDIGDGDLAPGGHDAVLLGLDAAAADDRLAMLDAFEADLQRVFGAAGGSPRHPLLQALQPVVRAHGLTPEPFLGLIEANRQDQLVSRYDTYEDLVAYCELSANPVGRLVLSLTGTSTPQRIRHSDAICTALQIAEHLQDVTEDLGRDRIYLPGQDMRRFHVTETDLQAPTAGASVRSLIAFESERARALLDEGTPLVGSVNGRLRLLLAGFVGGGRAALNAIAAAGFDVAPGPPKPTRSGLLREVAAVLRSAPRKG; translated from the coding sequence GTGACCCCGGGGCACGGCACCCGACCCCGGCGGCACCCGGCCCCCACAGCCTCCGACGCCCACGCGCGCGCCACCCTCGGCAAGGCGCGGACGGAGAACTTCCCCGTCGCCCCCTCCTTCCTCCCGCGCGCCTGGCGGGCGGGCCTCATGGCGGTCTACGGGTACGCCCGGCTGGTCGACGACATCGGTGACGGCGACCTCGCCCCCGGCGGGCACGACGCCGTACTCCTGGGCCTCGACGCGGCCGCCGCCGACGACCGGCTCGCCATGCTGGACGCCTTCGAGGCAGACCTGCAACGCGTTTTCGGCGCCGCGGGCGGCTCCCCGCGCCATCCGCTCCTCCAGGCCCTGCAGCCCGTCGTCCGCGCCCACGGCCTCACCCCCGAACCCTTCCTCGGGCTCATCGAGGCCAACCGCCAGGACCAGCTGGTCTCGCGCTACGACACGTACGAGGACCTCGTCGCCTACTGCGAGCTGTCCGCCAACCCCGTCGGCCGGCTCGTCCTCTCCCTCACCGGGACCAGCACCCCCCAGCGGATCCGTCACTCCGACGCGATCTGCACCGCCCTGCAGATCGCCGAGCACCTCCAGGACGTCACCGAAGACCTCGGCCGCGACCGGATCTACCTCCCCGGCCAGGACATGCGCCGCTTCCACGTCACCGAGACGGACCTGCAAGCGCCCACCGCCGGAGCGTCCGTACGCTCCCTGATCGCATTCGAATCCGAACGCGCCCGAGCGCTGCTCGACGAGGGCACCCCGCTCGTGGGCAGCGTGAACGGCAGGCTCCGGCTGCTGCTCGCGGGTTTCGTGGGAGGGGGGCGCGCCGCCCTGAACGCGATCGCGGCCGCCGGCTTCGACGTAGCCCCCGGCCCGCCCAAGCCCACCAGGAGCGGCCTGCTCCGCGAGGTGGCCGCCGTCCTGCGCTCAGCGCCGA
- a CDS encoding DUF5941 domain-containing protein encodes MPTVILTGLPVPGSPLADELRSLGFEVRPAGGPADTATALAGVPADQRVAVVDSGFVGHPHALRLALTDPRFDACAVTGAFAVQPGARAALDAAAALAPEGPGPYADRLAAAVEAAGTPVQRPDLGTLVAAVPATTAERDAAAAAVAAVDDEAVRLRTAVKSRDGFFTTFFISPYSRYIARWCARRGLTPNQVTTASLITALIAAACAATGERGGYIAAGVLLLVSFVLDCTDGQLARYSLQYSTMGAWLDATFDRAKEYSFYAGLALGAARHDDDVWALALGAMILMTCRHVVDFAFNEANHDAAANTSPTAALSDRLDSVGWTVWVRRMIILPIGERWAMIAVLTAVTSPRIVFYALLIGCGFGALYTTAGRVLRSLTRKAERTDRAARALADLADSGPLAELVARSVGRTAPGAGLAAAVVGTAALLWAAWSQPFGAWQIVAAAVFYALCSAVAVARPLKGALDWLVPPVFRAAEYTTVLILAAKADVPGALPAAFGLVAAVAYHHYDTVYRIRGGTGAPPHWLVRTTGGHEGRVLVTAVLAAALATRAADFPVALTALAVAVALVVLVESIRFWVSSGAPAVHDEGEPA; translated from the coding sequence CTGCCGACCGTCATCCTCACCGGCCTGCCGGTACCCGGATCACCGCTCGCCGACGAGCTGCGGTCGCTCGGCTTCGAGGTCCGCCCGGCCGGCGGACCCGCAGACACCGCGACCGCCCTGGCCGGCGTACCGGCCGACCAGCGGGTCGCCGTCGTCGACAGCGGCTTCGTCGGCCACCCGCACGCCCTGCGCCTCGCCCTCACCGACCCGCGCTTCGACGCCTGCGCCGTGACCGGCGCCTTCGCCGTCCAGCCGGGTGCCCGCGCCGCCCTCGACGCGGCCGCGGCCCTCGCACCCGAAGGCCCGGGCCCCTACGCGGACCGCCTCGCGGCCGCCGTCGAGGCCGCCGGGACCCCCGTCCAGCGCCCCGACCTCGGAACCCTCGTCGCCGCCGTCCCCGCCACCACGGCCGAACGCGACGCGGCCGCGGCCGCCGTCGCCGCCGTGGACGACGAAGCCGTACGCCTGCGCACCGCCGTCAAGTCCCGCGACGGGTTCTTCACCACCTTCTTCATCAGCCCGTACTCGCGCTACATCGCCCGCTGGTGCGCGCGCCGCGGCCTGACCCCGAACCAGGTCACCACCGCCTCCCTGATCACCGCCCTCATAGCGGCGGCCTGTGCCGCCACCGGCGAGCGCGGCGGCTACATCGCCGCCGGGGTGCTGCTCCTGGTCTCCTTCGTCCTGGACTGCACCGACGGGCAGCTCGCCCGCTACTCGCTCCAGTACTCGACGATGGGCGCCTGGCTCGACGCGACCTTCGACCGCGCGAAGGAGTACTCCTTCTACGCGGGCCTCGCGCTCGGCGCCGCCCGGCACGACGACGACGTCTGGGCCCTCGCGCTCGGCGCGATGATCCTCATGACCTGCCGGCACGTCGTGGACTTCGCCTTCAACGAGGCCAACCACGACGCCGCGGCGAACACGAGCCCGACGGCCGCGCTCTCGGACCGCCTCGACAGCGTCGGCTGGACGGTGTGGGTCCGGCGGATGATCATCCTCCCCATCGGTGAGCGCTGGGCGATGATCGCCGTACTGACCGCGGTGACCAGCCCCCGCATCGTCTTCTACGCCCTCCTCATCGGCTGCGGCTTCGGCGCCCTCTACACCACCGCCGGTCGCGTCCTGCGCTCGCTGACCCGCAAGGCCGAGAGGACCGACCGCGCCGCCCGGGCGCTGGCCGACCTGGCCGACTCGGGCCCGCTCGCCGAACTCGTGGCCCGGTCCGTCGGCCGGACGGCACCCGGCGCCGGCCTCGCCGCCGCCGTGGTCGGCACGGCCGCCCTGCTGTGGGCGGCCTGGTCCCAGCCGTTCGGCGCCTGGCAGATCGTCGCCGCCGCCGTCTTCTACGCGCTGTGTTCGGCAGTGGCCGTCGCGCGTCCCCTCAAGGGCGCCCTCGACTGGCTCGTCCCGCCCGTCTTCCGGGCCGCCGAGTACACGACCGTACTGATCCTCGCCGCCAAGGCGGACGTCCCCGGAGCCCTCCCGGCGGCATTCGGACTGGTCGCGGCGGTCGCCTACCATCACTACGACACGGTGTACCGCATCCGCGGTGGCACCGGCGCGCCCCCGCACTGGCTGGTGCGGACGACCGGCGGTCACGAAGGCCGGGTGCTCGTCACCGCCGTCCTGGCCGCCGCACTGGCGACGCGCGCCGCGGACTTCCCCGTCGCGCTCACGGCCCTGGCCGTGGCCGTGGCACTCGTGGTGCTCGTGGAGAGCATCCGCTTCTGGGTCTCCTCCGGGGCACCCGCCGTACATGACGAAGGAGAACCAGCATGA
- a CDS encoding ATP-binding protein: MDDSGSVPPARGGEPVAPADPLAYEGVWRFTAPAVEESVPQARRAVRDLLGRQGVPAHQDLVYSLLLIVSELVTNSVRHAALLSPEVAVEVAVGREWVRVAVEDNHPYRPKALEADFGQTGGRGLLLVREITLEAGGVCDVEHTSTGGKVIWAALPLTAPVAAPVRP; this comes from the coding sequence ATGGACGACAGCGGGAGTGTCCCGCCGGCCAGGGGTGGTGAGCCGGTTGCCCCGGCGGACCCTCTCGCGTACGAGGGAGTGTGGAGGTTCACCGCTCCGGCGGTTGAAGAATCCGTTCCGCAGGCCCGCCGCGCGGTCCGGGACCTCCTCGGCCGGCAGGGGGTGCCCGCCCACCAGGACCTGGTCTACTCCCTGCTGCTGATCGTCTCCGAACTGGTGACGAATTCGGTCCGGCACGCCGCCCTGCTCTCCCCGGAGGTCGCCGTCGAGGTGGCGGTGGGCCGTGAATGGGTGCGGGTGGCCGTCGAGGACAACCACCCGTACCGCCCCAAGGCGCTGGAGGCCGACTTCGGCCAGACCGGGGGCCGGGGCCTGCTGCTCGTCCGGGAGATCACCCTCGAGGCCGGCGGGGTGTGTGACGTGGAGCACACCTCCACCGGCGGCAAGGTGATCTGGGCGGCCCTGCCGCTCACCGCTCCCGTCGCCGCACCCGTCCGTCCGTAG
- a CDS encoding iron-containing alcohol dehydrogenase family protein → MPVLTRLIPSPVVVDISRGAMDDLAGLLADQRISASGKLAIAISGGSGTALRARLEPVLPHADWYAVGDGTIDSAVKLADDMKGRRYDAVVGLGGGKIIDVAKYAAARVGLPMVSVATNLSHDGICSPVSILDNDNGRGSYGVPTPIAMVIDLDVIKEAPVRFIRAGIGDALSNISSIADWELSHKITGEPVDGLAAAMARTAGEAVLRHPGDCTDDEFLTVLSEALVLTGIAMSISGDSRPASGACHEISHAFDLLYPGRSALHGEQVGMGAAFAMHLRGAEEQSGLFVEVLRRHGLPTAPEEIGFSADEFVAAVEYAPQTRPGRFTILEHLNLSAAEIRDAYADYAKTIRS, encoded by the coding sequence ATGCCAGTACTGACGCGGCTGATCCCCTCGCCTGTTGTCGTCGACATCAGCCGCGGGGCGATGGACGATCTGGCCGGCCTCCTGGCCGACCAGCGCATCTCCGCGTCCGGCAAGCTCGCCATCGCGATCAGCGGCGGCTCCGGCACGGCGCTGCGCGCCCGGCTGGAACCCGTCCTGCCGCACGCGGACTGGTACGCCGTCGGGGACGGCACCATCGATTCCGCGGTCAAGCTGGCCGACGACATGAAGGGCCGCCGCTACGACGCCGTGGTCGGCCTGGGCGGCGGCAAGATCATTGACGTGGCGAAGTACGCCGCCGCGCGGGTCGGGCTGCCCATGGTGTCCGTCGCCACCAACCTCTCCCACGACGGCATCTGCTCCCCGGTGTCCATCCTGGACAACGACAACGGCCGCGGCTCCTACGGAGTGCCCACCCCGATCGCGATGGTCATCGACCTCGACGTGATCAAGGAAGCGCCCGTGCGGTTCATCCGCGCCGGCATCGGCGACGCGCTCTCCAACATCTCGTCCATCGCCGACTGGGAGCTCTCGCACAAGATCACTGGGGAGCCCGTGGACGGCCTGGCGGCCGCCATGGCGCGCACCGCCGGCGAGGCCGTCCTGCGCCACCCCGGGGACTGCACCGACGACGAGTTCCTCACCGTTCTCTCCGAGGCCCTGGTCCTGACCGGCATCGCCATGTCGATCAGCGGCGACAGCCGCCCGGCGTCCGGCGCCTGCCACGAGATCAGCCACGCCTTCGACCTGCTCTACCCGGGCCGCTCCGCGCTCCACGGCGAGCAGGTCGGTATGGGCGCCGCCTTCGCGATGCACCTGCGGGGGGCCGAGGAGCAGTCCGGGCTCTTCGTCGAGGTACTGCGCCGCCACGGCCTGCCGACCGCCCCCGAGGAGATCGGGTTCAGCGCGGACGAGTTCGTCGCCGCCGTCGAGTACGCCCCCCAGACCCGTCCGGGACGTTTCACGATCCTGGAGCACCTCAACCTGTCCGCAGCCGAGATCAGGGACGCTTACGCCGACTATGCCAAGACCATCCGTAGCTGA
- a CDS encoding ABC transporter permease, which produces MSDTTHDGALATSKPPSEDAGLTPAELARKYGLSVSGARPSLGGYVRELWGRRHFIMAFSRAKLVAQYSEAKLGQIWQVATPLLNALVYYLIFGLILNAGRGMPKGAYIPFLVIGIFVFSFTQSSLMAGVRAIPGNLGLVRALHFPRASLPISFSLQQLGQLLYSMIVVLVIVIAFGNYPRPSWLLVIPTLALQFVFNTGLALIFGRMGSKTPDLAQLMPFITRTWMYASGVMFSIGEMLKGRPHWIADVLQWNPAAIYMDLIRFALIDSYGPHHLPPHVWAFAVGWAVVIGAGGFVYFWKAEERYGRG; this is translated from the coding sequence GTGAGTGACACAACCCACGACGGCGCCCTCGCCACGAGCAAGCCGCCGTCCGAAGACGCGGGGCTCACCCCCGCCGAGCTCGCCAGGAAGTACGGCCTGTCCGTCAGCGGCGCCCGGCCCAGCCTGGGCGGGTACGTGCGCGAGCTCTGGGGGCGGCGCCACTTCATCATGGCTTTCTCCCGGGCGAAGCTCGTCGCGCAGTACAGCGAGGCGAAGCTCGGCCAGATCTGGCAGGTGGCGACCCCCCTGCTGAACGCCCTGGTCTACTACCTGATCTTCGGCCTGATCCTGAACGCGGGACGCGGCATGCCGAAGGGGGCCTACATCCCCTTCCTGGTGATCGGCATCTTCGTCTTCTCCTTCACCCAGAGCTCGCTGATGGCGGGCGTCAGGGCGATCCCGGGCAACCTCGGCCTGGTCCGCGCGCTGCACTTCCCGCGCGCCTCGCTGCCGATCTCCTTCTCGCTCCAGCAGCTCGGACAGCTGCTGTACTCGATGATCGTGGTGCTCGTCATCGTCATCGCCTTCGGGAACTACCCGCGGCCGTCCTGGCTGCTGGTCATCCCGACGCTGGCGCTGCAGTTCGTCTTCAACACCGGCCTGGCGCTGATCTTCGGGCGGATGGGATCCAAGACCCCCGACCTCGCTCAGCTCATGCCGTTCATCACCCGCACGTGGATGTACGCCTCGGGCGTCATGTTCTCGATCGGCGAGATGCTCAAGGGCCGGCCGCACTGGATCGCGGACGTGCTCCAGTGGAACCCCGCGGCGATCTACATGGACCTGATCCGTTTCGCGCTCATCGACAGCTACGGACCGCACCACCTGCCGCCGCACGTCTGGGCCTTCGCGGTGGGCTGGGCCGTCGTCATCGGCGCCGGCGGTTTCGTGTACTTCTGGAAGGCTGAGGAGCGTTACGGCCGTGGCTGA